Proteins found in one Kluyveromyces marxianus DMKU3-1042 DNA, complete genome, chromosome 2 genomic segment:
- the GCN3 gene encoding translation initiation factor eIF2B subunit alpha produces the protein MSEQEFNITDTYLKFLAEDSEMTMPIAAIEALVTMLKVRNPKTSAEMIKSTKQSIEELTTSIPNSISLRAGCDIFMRFVLKNTHLYGDWENCQQHLIENGHLFVSRAKQSRNRIAEIGLDFISDDDIILVHGFSRAVFSLLSHAAEKLIRFRCVVTESRPSSQGKQLYDLLKGKGIPATLIVDSAVGTIIHKVNKIFVGAEGVAESGGIFNLVGTYSIGVLAKNARKPFYVVSESHKFVRMFPLSPDDIPMERDPLDFSKNNTEDNDEYPLSGPSLDFTSQEYITALITDLGGLTPSAVSEELIKMWYD, from the coding sequence ATGTCAGAACAAGAATTTAACATTACGGATACAtatttgaagtttttggCCGAAGATAGTGAGATGACGATGCCCATTGCGGCAATCGAGGCATTAGTGACGATGTTGAAGGTGCGGAACCCCAAGACTTCGGCAGAGATGATCAAGTCTACGAAGCAGAGTATCGAGGAATTGACTACTTCTATTCCAAACTCGATTTCTTTACGTGCTGGGTGTGATATCTTTATGCGATTTGTATTGAAGAACACACATCTCTATGGGGATTGGGAGAATTGCCAGCAACATTTGATCGAGAACGGGCATTTATTTGTGAGCCGTGCGAAGCAGTCCAGAAACAGGATTGCTGAAATTGGTCTTGACTTTATTTCAGACGATGATATCATTCTAGTGCATGGTTTTTCGAGAGCCGTATTTTCGCTTCTGAGCCATGCTGCAGAGAAGTTGATCCGTTTCAGATGCGTAGTGACTGAATCGAGACCGTCGAGTCAGGGGAAGCAACTGTATGACTTGTTAAAGGGGAAAGGTATACCTGCCACTTTGATTGTAGATAGTGCAGTTGGCACAATTATCCACAAAgtgaacaaaatatttgttgGTGCTGAAGGAGTTGCTGAGTCCGGAGGTATTTTCAACTTAGTAGGCACATATTCTATTGGTGTGCTAGCCAAGAATGCCAGGAAGCCATTTTATGTGGTGAGCGAGTCGCACAAGTTCGTGCGTATGTTCCCACTTTCGCCAGATGACATTCCGATGGAAAGGGATCCCTTGGACTTCTCCAAGAACAACACAGAAGACAACGACGAATATCCTTTGAGCGGACCCTCACTAGATTTCACCAGTCAGGAATACATAACGGCATTGATAACGGATCTTGGTGGCTTAACACCTAGTGCTGTTTCCGAGGAGTTGATCAAAATGTGGTATGATTGA
- the MEF2 gene encoding mitochondrial elongation factor MEF2 → MFLKLFVRRYATNSKRDLSKVRNIGIIAHIDAGKTTTTERMLYYSGKINRIGDVDQGDTITDYLPQERSRGITIQSAAISFNWKKDYKVNLIDTPGHADFTFEVIRSLKVLDGCVTILDSVAGVEAQTEKVWKQSSGLPKICFLNKMDREGAGFSRTVKELVVKMNTRALLVNTPVFKVEPGTKDSKFVGVLDLIYGKQLVWDRDDPDKINVIDVTEGHEYYDDLLHGREALVETLGEVDESLVEHFLSDADGDYLKVSPDVLNKSIRNATLSLHATPVLCGASFRNIGVQPLLDAIVNYLPDPSEARPPEVNNKDIKVTSNPKNGLILNNNPNLCVSLAFKVITDAIRGTMVFIRVYSGVLRSNHTVYNTTTGTKFKIGKLIQMHANIPEEVNELYPGDIGVLTGSNVSEYIKTGDTIITHVTKKDGIRSFDKKKELTLKINPIEIPPPVFNAAIEPKTLGNKKPMEEALAQLTREDPSLVVTQDEESGQTLLSGMGELHLEIARDRLLNELNAQVDVGKVIVSYKETVNSTCKERTIETEDGYRITAVIEPLDEEIKSNPPGNEEWYSLASDNNFMVMEKHMTYDAEKNWPFQVPYVTVVNSLLPSCLVALQRGGKIGGFPLNSCVVRIRGDWEVPKDATSITPLLTHSRQLFSQILAEEDEKNFSVLEPVMNVEVMVQQQDMGPIIQDLSSARKANILSIEDENTSAIDESNITFKNIAEQMWLPKDMTLEFAKIGKEAQAPKLIQAQAPLKEMVAYNNKIRSITQGRGSFNMYYHGMQPVTHDRLQAILSDYYN, encoded by the coding sequence ATGTTTTTGAAGCTATTTGTTCGACGTTATGCAACGAATTCGAAGAGAGATTTGAGTAAAGTTAGGAATATTGGTATCATTGCTCATATCGATGCGGGCAAGACTACTACAACTGAGCGAATGCTCTACTATAGTGGGAAAATAAACCGTATAGGTGATGTGGATCAAGGTGACACGATTACGGATTATTTACCACAAGAACGGTCAAGAGGGATTACGATTCAGAGTGCAgctatttctttcaattggaagaaggaTTATAAGGTGAATCTTATTGATACACCGGGTCATGCAGACTTCACATTTGAAGTGATAAGATCATTGAAGGTTCTTGATGGATGTGTGACCATATTAGACTCTGTTGCTGGTGTGGAGGCTCAGACGGAGAAAGTTTGGAAACAATCTAGTGGATTGCCTAAGATATGCTTTCTAAACAAGATGGACAGAGAAGGGGCTGGGTTTAGCAGAACTGTGAAAGAACTAGTGGTTAAAATGAACACACGGGCACTTTTAGTCAATACTCCGGTATTTAAGGTAGAACCTGGTACGAAAGATTCTAAATTTGTGGGTGTATTGGACCTTATTTATGGGAAACAGCTGGTTTGGGACCGTGACGATCCGGACAAGATCAATGTTATTGACGTGACTGAAGGACACGAGTACTATGATGATCTTCTACATGGTAGGGAAGCATTGGTAGAGACGCTAGGGGAGGTAGACGAATCGCTTGTAGAGCACTTTTTGAGTGATGCAGATGGTGATTATTTGAAAGTATCTCCAGATGTGTTGAACAAGTCGATTCGTAACGCAACGTTATCTTTACATGCAACTCCAGTTCTCTGTGGTGCATCTTTCAGAAATATTGGTGTACAACCTTTGCTTGATGCGATTGTAAACTATTTGCCCGACCCGTCGGAAGCTAGGCCACCTGAAGTTAATAATAAAGATATTAAAGTCACTAGTAATCCAAAGAACGGTTTAatcttgaacaataatCCAAACCTTTGTGTTTCTCTTGCATTTAAAGTTATTACCGATGCTATCAGAGGTACAATGGTGTTTATCAGAGTGTACTCAGGTGTGCTTCGTTCCAACCATACGGTTTACAATACTACCACTGGTACTAAGTTCAAGATTGGAAAGCTCATTCAAATGCATGCTAACATCCCAGAAGAAGTCAACGAATTGTATCCCGGCGATATTGGTGTACTTACTGGTTCTAATGTCTCTGAATATATTAAAACTGGTGATACAATTATCACCCATGTCACCAAGAAGGACGGCATACGGTCGTTTGataagaagaaagagttaACGTTGAAGATCAACCCAATCGAAATCCCCCCACCAGTGTTTAACGCTGCAATTGAACCAAAGACGTTGGGTAACAAGAAACCTATGGAAGAAGCTTTGGCTCAATTAACAAGAGAAGATCCCTCGCTTGTTGTTACTCAGGATGAAGAGAGTGGACAAACACTATTAAGCGGTATGGGAGAACTTCATTTGGAAATCGCAAGAGATCGGTTAttgaatgaattgaatGCACAAGTTGACGTAGGTAAAGTTATTGTTTCTTATAAGGAAACTGTAAACTCTACATGCAAGGAAAGGACGATTGAAACGGAGGATGGTTACAGAATTACTGCGGTAATTGAGCCATTGGACgaagaaatcaaatctAATCCACCAGGTAACGAAGAATGGTATTCTTTAGCAAGTGATAATAACTTTATGGTAATGGAAAAACATATGACTTATGACGCAGAGAAGAACTGGCCATTTCAAGTGCCATACGTTACCGTTGTCAATTCCCTGTTGCCTAGTTGTTTGGTTGCTTTACAGAGAGGTGGGAAAATCGGAGGTTTCCCATTAAACAGCTGTGTTGTTCGTATTAGGGGAGATTGGGAGGTGCCAAAGGATGCAACCTCGATTACACCACTACTAACTCATAGCAGACAGCTCTTTTCTCAAATTCTTGCTGAGGAAGACGAGAAGAACTTCTCAGTATTAGAACCGGTTATGAACGTTGAAGTGATGGTTCAACAACAGGACATGGGACCTATTATTCAGGACCTATCAAGTGCCAGAAAGGCAAACATCTTATCTATCGAAGATGAGAACACCAGTGCCATTGATGAATCTAACATTACCTTCAAAAATATCGCCGAGCAAATGTGGTTACCTAAGGATATGACATTGGAATTTGCAAAGATAGGTAAGGAGGCGCAGGCCCCAAAGCTTATTCAAGCCCAGGCACCATTGAAGGAAATGGTTGCatacaataataaaatcaGAAGTATTACGCAAGGGAGAGGTAGTTTCAATATGTACTATCATGGCATGCAACCGGTTACTCATGACAGACTACAAGCAATTCTTTCAGACTATTATAACTAG
- the RPC37 gene encoding DNA-directed RNA polymerase III subunit C37, with translation MNGAERDEKKVFAGEEEEEDPVVQEIPINLTTGPCPLHVLQFVNKPKKLSKNMEEHPPVAGVRYKEESHVWELDIPLNTQVFYDKEKAKEVWDNVELQSLSGVAVESDMQQYVGVMKEGQLYLVPVEKVAQMRPYFNYIDVQQKARKDDDSKRAAGAGSNNAKSNQVVTMSVKSSSEANQNRLGGALLAHKVAEEEEPKDLEWKEDTYEAFVEEITCKDSVRETLKPKDDEATYLSKLF, from the coding sequence ATGAACGGTGCTGAACGcgatgaaaagaaagtgtttgcaggtgaagaagaagaagaagatccgGTGGTTCAAGAGATCCCTATCAACCTAACGACGGGGCCTTGTCCATTGCACGTGTTGCAGTTTGTTAATAAGCCTAAAAAACTGTCGAAGAATATGGAAGAACATCCTCCTGTGGCTGGGGTACGGTACAAAGAGGAATCACATGTTTGGGAGCTGGATATACCGTTGAATACGCAGGTGTTTTACGACAAAGAGAAGGCCAAGGAGGTATGGGACAATGTAGAGTTGCAGTCCCTTAGCGGTGTTGCAGTAGAGAGTGATATGCAGCAATATGTGGGTGTTATGAAGGAGGGGCAGCTATACTTGGTGCCAGTTGAGAAGGTAGCGCAAATGAGACCATATTTCAACTATATCGATGTGCAGCAAAAGGCTCGTAAGGACGATGATTCTAAGAGGGCGGCCGGAGCTGGTTCTAATAATGCTAAGAGCAACCAAGTTGTGACTATGTCTGTGAAAAGTTCGAGTGAAGCCAACCAGAATCGGTTAGGCGGAGCTCTTCTGGCGCACAAGGTCgcggaagaagaggagCCAAAGGATTTAGAGTGGAAAGAGGATACATACGAGGCGTTTGTGGAGGAGATAACGTGCAAGGACTCAGTCAGAGAAACCTTGAAGCCTAAAGACGATGAAGCAACGTATCTATCGAAGTTGTTCtaa
- the RCK2 gene encoding serine/threonine protein kinase RCK2: MFKLKNMFKRKSPAPTVLPDTTEGGSTSGGSTTLEISFQKQLNVSEKTSTVSNSAKEEPEQIIVEQEEHARSSEDTTKVEEIEADEDSTDSTMTPPEEPEGNFAEQSELRDYTLIQKIGEGAFSKVYRGVPSKSNSSNTSSSVIANQYKQVAIKVIIKQQLPNSKSKRGEHEENKGKTSTAEQVLKEIAIHKMVSAGQNIVTFIDFQESDSYYYIIQELLSGGEIFGEIVKYTYFSEDLSRHVIKQVAHAVKYMHQLGVVHRDIKPENLLFEPIDFIPNPKRKLRKSDDPSTKLDEGIFRPNIGGGGIGVVKLADFGLSKQIFQTNTKTPCGTVGYTAPEVVKDERYSMQVDMWGVGCVLYTMLCGFPPFFDEKIDVLTEKISRGEYTFLRPWWDEISDGAKNCVRKLLEVDPAKRYTADQLLEDSWLNTYDCIPSSIGQQENINSSSNMSKRRHSHRHARKAYKKDTALLYSPAAVAMRDAFDVSNAVQRIEDDRRMTPGPKNIYNGLDVLAEDVESEIQHREPFTLKLDSSSIIKRRRNNV; this comes from the coding sequence ATGTTCAAGTTAAAGAATATGTTCAAGAGGAAAAGTCCAGCTCCAACAGTGCTACCTGACACAACTGAGGGTGGGAGTACAAGTGGAGGCTCTACTACACTGGAGATTTCATTTCAGAAGCAGCTGAATGTCTCAGAGAAGACTTCTACTGTGTCAAATAGTGCAAAAGAAGAGCCAGAGCAAATAattgttgaacaagagGAACACGCTAGATCTTCTGAGGACACGACTAAAGTAGAGGAGATTGAGGCAGATGAAGATAGTACAGATAGCACTATGACTCCACCTGAAGAGCCAGAGGGTAACTTTGCTGAACAGAGTGAGTTGAGGGACTACACTTTGATTCAGAAGATCGGTGAAGGTGCGTTTTCGAAAGTTTACCGGGGTGTTCCTTCCAAAAGTAATAGTTCCAACACTTCTTCGAGCGTGATTGCCAACCAGTACAAGCAGGTTGCGATCAAGGTTATTATCAAGCAGCAATTACCTAACTCCAAGAGCAAACGTGGTGAGCATGAGGAAAATAAAGGGAAAACTTCTACTGCTGAGCAAGTCTTGAAGGAAATTGCTATCCATAAGATGGTTTCTGCGGGCCAAAATATAGTTACGTTCATTGATTTCCAAGAATCGGACTCAtactattatattattcaaGAGCTTTTGTCAGGCGGTGAGATTTTCGGCGAGATTGTGAAGTACACTTATTTCAGCGAAGATCTCTCGCGTCATGTTATCAAGCAAGTTGCTCATGCGGTAAAATATATGCATCAACTGGGAGTGGTACACCGTGATATTAAGCCGGAGAATCTGCTATTTGAACCCATCGATTTCATCCCTAACCCTAAACGTAAGCTAAGAAAATCTGATGATCCTTCCACAAAGCTCGATGAAGGTATCTTTAGACCTAACatcggtggtggtggtattgGTGTAGTAAAATTAGCAGATTTCGGGTTATCGAAACAGATCTTCCAGACAAACACCAAGACCCCATGTGGTACCGTAGGTTACACAGCCCCTGAAGTTGTCAAGGATGAACGTTATTCAATGCAAGTAGACATGTGGGGTGTCGGCTGCGTCCTTTACACTATGCTTTGTGGGTTTCCTCCTTTCTTCGATGAGAAGATCGATGTTTTAACCGAAAAGATTTCAAGAGGTGAATATACCTTTTTAAGACCATGGTGGGATGAAATAAGTGACGGAGCCAAGAATTGTGTACGGAAATTACTAGAAGTGGACCCAGCCAAGCGTTACACAGCTGATCAGCTACTGGAAGACTCATGGTTGAATACTTATGACTGCATCCCTTCATCGATCGGACAGCAGGAAAATATCAACAGCAGCTCAAACATGTCGAAAAGAAGACATTCTCACAGACACGCAAGGAAGGCTTACAAGAAGGACACTGCATTATTATACTCTCCTGCTGCGGTAGCTATGCGTGATGCATTTGATGTTTCCAATGCTGTTCAACGTATCGAGGATGATAGGAGGATGACCCCTGGCCCTAAAAACATTTATAATGGTTTGGACGTACTAGCGGAAGACGTCGAGTCAGAGATCCAACACAGAGAGCCGTTTACTTTAAAATTGGATAGTAGCTCGATCATAAAACGTCGTCGCAATAATGTTTGA